A DNA window from Corvus cornix cornix isolate S_Up_H32 chromosome 13, ASM73873v5, whole genome shotgun sequence contains the following coding sequences:
- the ETF1 gene encoding eukaryotic peptide chain release factor subunit 1 isoform X1, whose amino-acid sequence MADDPSAADRNVEIWKIKKLIKSLEAARGNGTSMISLIIPPKDQISRVAKMLADEFGTASNIKSRVNRLSVLGAITSVQQRLKLYNKVPPNGLVVYCGTIVTEEGKEKKVNIDFEPFKPINTSLYLCDNKFHTEALTALLSDDSKFGFIVIDGSGALFGTLQGNTREVLHKFTVDLPKKHGRGGQSALRFARLRMEKRHNYVRKVAETAVQLFISGDKVNVAGLVLAGSADFKTELSQSDMFDQRLQSKVLKLVDISYGGENGFNQAIELSTEVLSNVKFIQEKKLIGRYFDEISQDTGKYCFGVEDTLKALEMGAVEILIVYENLDIMRYVLHCQGTEEEKILYLTPEQEKDKSHFTDKETGQEHELIESMPLLEWFANNYKKFGATLEIVTDKSQEGSQFVKGFGGIGGILRYRVDFQGMEYQGGDDEFFDLDDY is encoded by the exons caaTGGTACCAGCATGATCTCGTTGATCATTCCCCCCAAAGACCAGATCTCGCGAGTGGCAAAAATGTTAGCGGACGAGTTTGGCACTGCCTCCAACATAAAGTCAAGAGTGAATCGCCTTTCAGTACTGGGAGCCATTACATCTGTACAGCAAAGACTGAAACTCTATAACAAAG TACCTCCAAATGGTCTGGTTGTTTACTGTGGAACAATTGtgacagaagaaggaaaagagaagaaagtcaACATTGACTTTGAACCTTTCAAACCAATCAATACGTCGTTGTATTTGTGTGACAACAAATTCCACACGGAG GCCCTCACGGCGCTGCTCTCCGACGACAGCAAGTTTGGCTTTATTGTAATAGATGGGAGTGGGGCACTCTTTGGAACTCTCCAAGGAAACACGCGAGAAGTGCTGCACAAATTCACTGTGGATCTTCCAAAGAAGCATG gcagaggaggtCAGTCTGCCCTGCGCTTCGCCCGCCTGCGCATGGAGAAGCGGCACAACTACGTGCGGAAGGTGGCCGAGACAGCCGTGCAGCTCTTCATCTCCGGGGACAAGGTCAACGTGGCTGGGCTCGTCCTAGCTGGATCAGCTGACTTCAAAACTGAATTAAGTCAATCTGACATGTTTGATCAG CGGTTGCAATCCAAAGTGCTCAAACTAGTTGACATTTCATATGGAGGAGAAAATGGCTTCAATCAAGCAATTGAGTTGTCAACTGAGGTCCTCTCCAATGTGAAATTCATCCAAGAGAAAAAACTAATAG gACGATACTTCGATGAGATCAGCCAGGACACGGGGAAGTACTGCTTTGGTGTGGAAGATACACTAAAAGCTTTGGAAATGGGAGCAGTAGAGATCCTGATAGTCTATGAAAACCTGGATATCATGAGATACGTCCTGCACTGCCAAGGCACGGAGG AGGAGAAGATCCTGTATTTGACACCAGAGCAAGAGAAGGACAAATCCCACTTCACAGATAAGGAG ACTGGGCAGGAACATGAACTCATAGAAAGTATGCCCCTCCTGGAGTGGTTTGCAAACAACTACAAGAAATTTGGAGCAACATTGGAAATTGTTACAGACAAATCACAAGAAGGATCCCAATTTGTGAAAGGATTTGGAGGAATTGGAG GTATCTTGCGGTACCGAGTGGACTTCCAGGGCATGGAATACCAAGGAGGAGACGATGAATTTTTTGACCTTGATGACTACTAG
- the ETF1 gene encoding eukaryotic peptide chain release factor subunit 1 isoform X2 → MALPPPWRGGLPDPSNGTSMISLIIPPKDQISRVAKMLADEFGTASNIKSRVNRLSVLGAITSVQQRLKLYNKVPPNGLVVYCGTIVTEEGKEKKVNIDFEPFKPINTSLYLCDNKFHTEALTALLSDDSKFGFIVIDGSGALFGTLQGNTREVLHKFTVDLPKKHGRGGQSALRFARLRMEKRHNYVRKVAETAVQLFISGDKVNVAGLVLAGSADFKTELSQSDMFDQRLQSKVLKLVDISYGGENGFNQAIELSTEVLSNVKFIQEKKLIGRYFDEISQDTGKYCFGVEDTLKALEMGAVEILIVYENLDIMRYVLHCQGTEEEKILYLTPEQEKDKSHFTDKETGQEHELIESMPLLEWFANNYKKFGATLEIVTDKSQEGSQFVKGFGGIGGILRYRVDFQGMEYQGGDDEFFDLDDY, encoded by the exons caaTGGTACCAGCATGATCTCGTTGATCATTCCCCCCAAAGACCAGATCTCGCGAGTGGCAAAAATGTTAGCGGACGAGTTTGGCACTGCCTCCAACATAAAGTCAAGAGTGAATCGCCTTTCAGTACTGGGAGCCATTACATCTGTACAGCAAAGACTGAAACTCTATAACAAAG TACCTCCAAATGGTCTGGTTGTTTACTGTGGAACAATTGtgacagaagaaggaaaagagaagaaagtcaACATTGACTTTGAACCTTTCAAACCAATCAATACGTCGTTGTATTTGTGTGACAACAAATTCCACACGGAG GCCCTCACGGCGCTGCTCTCCGACGACAGCAAGTTTGGCTTTATTGTAATAGATGGGAGTGGGGCACTCTTTGGAACTCTCCAAGGAAACACGCGAGAAGTGCTGCACAAATTCACTGTGGATCTTCCAAAGAAGCATG gcagaggaggtCAGTCTGCCCTGCGCTTCGCCCGCCTGCGCATGGAGAAGCGGCACAACTACGTGCGGAAGGTGGCCGAGACAGCCGTGCAGCTCTTCATCTCCGGGGACAAGGTCAACGTGGCTGGGCTCGTCCTAGCTGGATCAGCTGACTTCAAAACTGAATTAAGTCAATCTGACATGTTTGATCAG CGGTTGCAATCCAAAGTGCTCAAACTAGTTGACATTTCATATGGAGGAGAAAATGGCTTCAATCAAGCAATTGAGTTGTCAACTGAGGTCCTCTCCAATGTGAAATTCATCCAAGAGAAAAAACTAATAG gACGATACTTCGATGAGATCAGCCAGGACACGGGGAAGTACTGCTTTGGTGTGGAAGATACACTAAAAGCTTTGGAAATGGGAGCAGTAGAGATCCTGATAGTCTATGAAAACCTGGATATCATGAGATACGTCCTGCACTGCCAAGGCACGGAGG AGGAGAAGATCCTGTATTTGACACCAGAGCAAGAGAAGGACAAATCCCACTTCACAGATAAGGAG ACTGGGCAGGAACATGAACTCATAGAAAGTATGCCCCTCCTGGAGTGGTTTGCAAACAACTACAAGAAATTTGGAGCAACATTGGAAATTGTTACAGACAAATCACAAGAAGGATCCCAATTTGTGAAAGGATTTGGAGGAATTGGAG GTATCTTGCGGTACCGAGTGGACTTCCAGGGCATGGAATACCAAGGAGGAGACGATGAATTTTTTGACCTTGATGACTACTAG